GGCAATTAAATCCCACGACACGAACCGCAGGATTGTTCCCGAAGTTAGTCGTCGCCCTAACGCAACCGCCACCGTTCCTTGGAGAAGACGGTGGCGGCGGCTTGGTTGCTCGTGGAGtcgacggaggaggaggagccacCACGAGAAGCTCGTCCTGAAAGAGTGAATCTTTGGTTAAAGGGTTAGAAACTCTACACGGCGGTGACCCTGTGAAGAATAGCTCCGGCGTCGGATCTTGTTCACAACCACCAccctataaataaaatatatatgcacAAGATCAATCTCACataacagaaaataaataatattttatatatacaaattctaGTTATGAGCAAAAGGTTATTTATATTAACCTTAGCGAGTATGAAATCCAAAGTATCACTTCTTGAATTCGACTCACATAGCTCCATCTGGTGActgaaataaaaacatattttaacaaaatgatTGATGAAAACGTTATTCCTCTCTATAAGAAAACAACAGAGATAAAGAAAGTATGTCTTTACCTGACTTGCCAACGGAGAGATCGAGCAAGGTGGTGGTGGTTTAGGACACCGACACGACGTGGTTTAGGGCAAACGACGGCGTCTCTGCTCCTCATCACCTCGAAAGCGGTTTGTTGAACTCCACAGCTGTTCATCTTTGCTGCTCAAAAGAATCAATCAAATCAACCACTTGCGAATAAACTTATCTTGAGGAGAGATTGATGGAGGatgcaaaaataaataagaatgtTAAATAGGATAAGGGAAGAGAGAGGTGGTCAAACGGTAACGTGTTTATTATGGAGATCTGGTCATAATATcgtatttaattaattagttaggAATTTTATTCATTATTAAATTCTTTAATTAAGACAGAAATCAGCCACTTGACATATTCCATGATACTGTTTTctgagacttttttttttagtttaataagTTTTTAGCTTATATAGTGATGCTGTCAGGATCATAGTGGATACAtgattttttcttgtctttactaaaaatatttaagtaaACTAAAAAAGAAAAGTCATAAAGAAAAAGTCTAACTCGAACAGTGAGAAATTCATCTGAtgcattttgaaataaatatagcTTCTCAAGAAAACAGATGGAGAAGAACATAAACTGTGATTCCATGATCTAGATAGATATGGAAATGATGAAAATCTATTCTTCTCGATAACACACATATGATCTCTAAAGGAGACGTGAAGCATCTGAACATGCATGATAGTTTCAGATCCAAAAATGAAAATCAAGAACACATCAAACAAGAATCTTTAACAGAAAATGCAAGTCACTCAGATCCAGACCAGAGTTTAACCCAAAACACCGAGGATTAGATCAGAAACAAAAGCACAAGATATTCGAGAGAGATACCTGAAGCTTGAAAAGCAGAGATCGTTCTTTTGGACGAGAAAGCAGGTTTgagccaagaagaagaaagagaatgaaAGATCTGAAGAAAAGTCTAATGGCTCTTAGGTTAACAGCAAAGGCAGATAGAAATATAGAACCTACAGAGAGCAATGTAATAGAATTCGcatctatttatttatgattaatttcgaAACGCTTGTTTTACTTtactttaacttttatttttaattaatttctaaTCAAACACATTTCATAAATTCGTTTGAAAAACGTTGCGTTGTGCACGGTTTTCAGTTtcatttgtttgatttttggcTTTTTCTGGGACAGCggtgccttttttttttttttttttttttttttttttttttgtcaacattgaTATTATTAAAGGCTTAAAGCCCAAACAAGGTAAACCGAAGGCCCATTACAACCCAATTCATAAACTGATTTCAACAAAAGATGATAACTACAATATTAAAGAAAAACGTGGAAACACGTGTTGACTATTGGGTTGGCTGATGAAATGGCGAGAAGAATCTCGACTTGACTTCAATGTTCTCACCGGCGGTCTATCTTCCGATTATCTCTCCGGTAAACTTCTCGGATGAGACGCATAAGCTTTACCGCTTCCTTCGAATCTACCTTGAACTCTTCATACAAAGCTCGCCGGTTCTTGTAGTTTGATCTCCGAGTGGTCACCGATCCTTAATTCCTGGGAAAACTGATGGATCTAAAGACAGATCATCTGTCAGGACGTTTCAAAGAAACCCTGAATTTACTTAATCTGCTTCAAAATCAACCAGACAAATCCAACACCTTCGATTCTTCAACCAAAAGGGAGCATCTTCCTATCTTTCTCTTTAGGAAGAAACGATTACGCCCCCTCTGATGAGATCTGGCACTCGGCTAGTACCAAAAGACAAACACAAGTTCCAGGATTTATGGTTAGATCTTGCATGAAGAGAAAGTGTCAACGCAAATCAGAGAAAGAAATAGATTCGTGAACAGttctgatttggttgaacaaaAACACACCAAAAGATCGCCTAGCGAAAGTGAAAATCCGCAACCGGAACAGAAGTTCGATCAACAGATCGAATATTTacatacaaaaaacaaaaagataaaatatggtAACCGGCAGCGAGAGCCACCGGCTACCGATCGACGATGGTGATTGAAGTTTTCTAGTGAGAAGTTGGAGAGAGtagaaagagaaaaaacatGTATGGGACAGCGGTGCCTAACCTCTCCTAGTGAATATTCACATCAAATAAATGTCACCGACGAAATgacatattgatatttatttaattcataATGAATTCTACTTATCACTGTTTTCAGTTGATCCCTAATCACAAATACATTGTCCGGACGATTTCTGATAAAATGGTTTTGCTAATAGTAGCAAATGTAGATCTAATAGTTTTAAAATCTTTGCATACATAACCGTAAGAGATGGATTCCCTTTTCTGAGTTTACGCATGGCCACATGTCTTTGGTAGTTCAAAACCGAGATCTTTTATAGTCTTTTCACGTGGAAAGTCCATGTGATTTCCCTTAtcacaatatattatttatgttttaataaaattaatatttttggattaaatTTGGACTTTGGGCTTTATGGTCAAAACTAAAAATAGCATTAGACATTTATTCGTAACAcaataattcaaaaatttgggtcacttaactctttttttttgtcttctgttatactattatatttaaaatatgaaagttTTGCATAAGCCGGAAACGAACTCATCATTCCAGAAACATAAGCTAGTAAAAATCGCAATCTTTCAAAAGCGAGACGAGAAAACAGAATAATAAACCTAGACGAATACAAACAAATGAAAAGATGAACTAAAACTTGAGCTGAATGTCTCGAAGAAGAAACTGAAGCAGTCTTGATAATAGCCACCGTTGACGTTGAGAAAGGATGCGCCGATCTTCAAAGTCactaaaactttaaatttttgttttgttttttttcagcaaaaaagtaaatttatgtttttcatttatataatcAGCTACCGAATAACCAAGTGAGTGAGGATGAAGAGTTGCGAAAAGAGAGGTCACActgataatattaatttaaaataattttacccTCAGAGATACATTTTGTGTTTACAATTTCACTCAGAGACACATTGTGTTACAGCACACTTTCTTATACTAGGTTTACTAATATAACCCTCAACTAAAAAACATCTTTAGTTGACTAGAAAACTCACTCAACTAACCAATCCAAAACCGATTccttatttttaactttttaccaAACCATCGCTTACCTTATCTCTTCCCCTTTTTACGATTCTTGTTAATCTTCTTCAAAACTGATGAACCCTAATTTCTTTCTCCAGCGACATCTTCTAGATCCAAAAAGCATAATCTGAAATTGGACCCAAATCTAACCTTCCCAAACCATCGTCTCTTTGATTTGTTGTTTCTCCTCACCGAATTCGGGTATGTGATTCGCGTTATCATCGTCTTGCACTTAGTCTCTCGACCTCGAAGTTCTGGATTTTTGCGGTTCTAGCGTTTCACATATAAACTCCAAATGGAAGGTTAGATCCGGCTTCTTAGACTTCTTGATTCCCTCTTCCCACAGATAAACTAATTGATTCCCTCTTCCCACAGATAAACAAGCCAGATTAGAACAAGACCTGATCCAACTAAAGCAAGAACTTCTTGACATGAAGAAAGATATCAGCGAGATTGTTGAGGTTTTAGAGTGTATTAAATCTTAGATCTAGATCTGGTTCTGAATCCATATCCCATAATCTTGTTGTAAACTTTGCTACCCATCTACtatgaaaaaatattagttattgcTTGCCCCAATCTTGTATTAAACATTGCCACCCATCTACTATGCAGCACCTAACGACAAACGAGATATGATCCAACATCAACCTTTATACCACAACCACAACATCCACACCGGCGTATCCACTGGTATCAAAAATGGTTTCACCATCTCCTTCAGACATTACTGCTTTTCATCCGGACCACAACCTCTCTAATCACAACACAACTTCtgttcatcaacaacaacaccCGTGTAGCCACCAATTCAAATTTTAAGTTCGCCTTGTCCAGGAACACAACAATAAACATTACTATCAGCTTCCCACACATATCAACCCCTACCAACAAATTACCTTCACACATCAGAGTTGTTCACCATGACCACTATCTCTCTAACCACAACAAGCCTTTGTTACCACACAACCCCGCACAGCTCATAATCTATTTTCAGATTTCTAGCTATGATAACCAAAGTAAATAGGATTAATACCCACCTGATTCACAAACCTAACATCCAATTCCCTATGACCTTCACAAACCTAAATGTGGATGCTATTTTAAATACACAAACCAACTACAAACATATCATccacaaccaataaaaaatcaacCCTTAAACCACAGCCACAACATCCATACCGACGTATTCACaagtataaaaaatagtttcac
The window above is part of the Brassica napus cultivar Da-Ae chromosome C8, Da-Ae, whole genome shotgun sequence genome. Proteins encoded here:
- the LOC106362078 gene encoding uncharacterized protein LOC106362078; the protein is MNSCGVQQTAFEVMRSRDAVVCPKPRRVGVLNHHHLARSLRWQVSHQMELCESNSRSDTLDFILAKGGGCEQDPTPELFFTGSPPCRVSNPLTKDSLFQDELLVVAPPPPSTPRATKPPPPSSPRNGGGCVRATTNFGNNPAVRVVGFNCLDMDRRNSVPTLA